GTTGAACGCCTGGCCGAGCTCATTCGGGCTCGCATAGCGGGCGCGGCGCTCCGCCGAGTCCACCCATGCCTCAGCAACGGCGGTGCGTGGCGGATCGTACTCGTCCAGCACCTGGCGCCATTCGGCGTAGATATCGTGCACCTCGTTGCGGTCCCAGATCGGGTGCTTCCCATCGGTTGTGGGAGTGGCATCGAGCTCAGCCTGCGTCGGCAGCACGTCGGGAAGCTCCTTTGCGCAGCCGTGCGCGACGTCGACACGAAATCCATCGACACCACGGTCGCTCCAGAAGCGCAACGTCTTCAGGAAGTCCTCGTGCACCTCCGGGTTCTTCCAGTTGAAGTCGGGCTGCTCTTTCGCGAAGAGATGCAGGTACCACTGGCCGTCCTCTACCCGCGACCACGCGGGCCCTCCGAACATCGAGATCCAATCGGAAGGCGGGATCTCGCCGTTCTCACCGAGACCGTCACGGAAGATATATCGTTCACGCTCCGGCGACCCCTTGCCTGCGGCGAGCGCCTGCTGAAACCACACGTGTCGGTCGGAGCTATGGTTGGGCACGATGTCGGCGATGAGCTTGATATTCGCCTCGTGCAACGTCGCGATCATCTCGTCAAAGTCGTCGAGCGTGCCGATCTTGGGGTCGACGTCACGGTAATCATCGACATCGTAGCCGCCGTCGGCGAGAGCAGACGGATAGAAAGGGCTCAGCCAGACGGCGTTGACGCCGAGCTGCTTGAGGTAGGGCACGCGGCTCGTGATGCCCGTCAGATCGCCGATGCCGTCGCCATTGGCGTCAGAGAAGCTGCGGGGGTAGATCTGGTAGACGGTGGCCTGGCGCCACCACGTCGCACCGGCATCCGCGTCATTGTCGCGAGTGTCGGGGTTCGGGCTGCTGTCGAGCACATCGGTCATTGTTCGAGGGGCCTTTCTACGCAACGTGAGAGGGAGTGATCTCACCCTAGAGCAGATCGCACAACGTTCCCTCACCCCCTGTTGCTCGCGCACTCCCGGACGTAGCCTGAGTGCATGGTCAATCGAATGAGTGCTGAAGAATTTGCCGAGGCATCCGGGGTGGCCGATTGGGAGGCCGACGAGACAAGCGCCGTCGCAACGTTTGCGACAGGCACGTTCTCTGACGGCGTCTCGT
The Paramicrobacterium chengjingii DNA segment above includes these coding regions:
- a CDS encoding glycoside hydrolase family 13 protein; the encoded protein is MTDVLDSSPNPDTRDNDADAGATWWRQATVYQIYPRSFSDANGDGIGDLTGITSRVPYLKQLGVNAVWLSPFYPSALADGGYDVDDYRDVDPKIGTLDDFDEMIATLHEANIKLIADIVPNHSSDRHVWFQQALAAGKGSPERERYIFRDGLGENGEIPPSDWISMFGGPAWSRVEDGQWYLHLFAKEQPDFNWKNPEVHEDFLKTLRFWSDRGVDGFRVDVAHGCAKELPDVLPTQAELDATPTTDGKHPIWDRNEVHDIYAEWRQVLDEYDPPRTAVAEAWVDSAERRARYASPNELGQAFNFDLLEADFDAGQFLEIVSTNLAEAQIAGSSTTWVFSNHDVVRHATRYGLPARGGRDVKQGSEWLLSGGTEPELDIATGLRRARAASLFMLGLPGSAYLYQGEELGLGEVADIPADQHQDPAYFHNPGVDPGRDGCRVPLPWTVDGPSFGFGPARAHLPQPEWFGSLSVEAESGDPSSTLNLYRRALALRAELQTAESLEWQGSDARSVLHFRRANGWEVVTNFGPEAIPLPAGEVLVSSGLLDDGTLPGETTVWLRN